One stretch of Arachis hypogaea cultivar Tifrunner chromosome 20, arahy.Tifrunner.gnm2.J5K5, whole genome shotgun sequence DNA includes these proteins:
- the LOC112784693 gene encoding ethylene-responsive transcription factor ERF060-like: MAAAIDIYNSMMTQDYLSYSCSDEELMKALEPFIMTSDYFSSNSNNSNSNYNNYLPSFSLSPSSPASSSSLYPSYYNSFTSNYNPSPLNSTTQSSIRLNQLTPSQILQIQSQIHVAQQQEKNQHALSLGPKPVPMKHAGVTNSSAAAKPTKLYRGVRQRHWGKWVAEIRLPKNRTRLWLGTFETAEEAALAYDNAAFKLRGELARLNFPHLRHRGAHVYGEFGEIKPLPSSVDAKLQAICEGLEKTEKVVVDTKPKIEENATESNVGFGCAEFEDYKLEKKPKLSSPLLSDESSAAGGVSSPESDITFLDFSDPDEIDNLGLDLKKYPSVEIDWASI, encoded by the coding sequence ATGGCAGCAGCTATAGATATATACAATAGCATGATGACACAAGATTACTTATCATACTCTTGTAGTGATGAAGAGTTGATGAAAGCACTTGAGCCTTTTATTATGACAAGtgattatttttcatctaactcTAATAATAGCAACAGTAactataataattatttaccctctttttctctctcacCTTCTTCCCCTGCTTCATCATCATCACTATACCCTTCTTATTACAATTCCTTCACTTCCAATTACAACCCTTCACCGTTAAATTCTACCACCCAAAGTTCCATAAGACTCAACCAACTCACGCCATCTCAAATTCTCCAAATCCAATCACAAATCCATGTTGCACAACAACAAGAAAAGAATCAACATGCTTTGTCCCTAGGGCCAAAGCCTGTCCCCATGAAGCATGCCGGCGTGACGAATTCCTCTGCGGCCGCGAAGCCTACAAAGCTCTACCGAGGGGTGAGGCAAAGGCATTGGGGAAAATGGGTAGCAGAGATAAGGCTACCAAAGAACCGAACCCGTCTTTGGCTTGGAACATTCGAAACGGCTGAAGAAGCAGCGTTGGCTTATGACAACGCTGCTTTTAAGCTAAGAGGAGAACTTGCACGGCTTAATTTCCCTCACCTTCGCCATCGCGGGGCACACGTGTATGGTGAATTCGGGGAAATCAAGCCGTTACCCTCTTCGGTGGACGCGAAACTCCAAGCCATTTGTGAAGGCTTGGAGAAAACAGAGAAGGTTGTAGTGGATACAAAGCCTAAGATAGAGGAAAATGCAACTGAATCCAACGTTGGATTTGGTTGTGCTGAGTTTGAGGATTATAAGTTGGAGAAGAAGCCAAAGTTGTCTTCACCTTTGCTGTCTGATGAATCGTCCGCCGCGGGCGGTGTGTCTTCGCCAGAATCCGATATCACTTTCTTGGATTTCTCGGATCCAGATGAAATTGATAACCTTGGGTTGGATTTGAAGAAGTATCCTTCAGTGGAGATTGATTGGGCGTCTATATGA